Genomic window (Shewanella psychropiezotolerans):
TGATGTTTGGATGTGGGCTGGGAACATAAGAACTCGCGAGCTTAGCATTGGATGTGATCCGCTCCAGGTTCGAGTAAATCTTGGCAACTTTCTTGAAGATGCGAAGCTTTGGATAGAGTATGAACACTACTCAAATCTAGAGCTTTGCGCTCGTATACAGCACAGGCTTGTATGGATTCATCCGTTTCCAAATGGCAATGGCAGGCATTCTCGTATTTTTACTGACGTCGTTCGTATTTTTCTATTGGATAGAGTCACCTCTAATATGGGCCAAAGGAGATCTTGCTAATATAAGCAATGAGCGCAGTGCTTATATCTCTTGTCTTAAAGAAGCTGATAAGGGCGACTTCGCCCCTTTCGTTGAATATCTTGAGAGTATGGGTAATTAACCTCTTATGAAGAGGCTATATAGATACACTGTATTTTCCGCCACAGCTACTCGTTTCAGCGCTTCTGAATGGGATATCGAAATAGGACATGACGAAGACAGTATCACTCTATTTGAATCTGACGATCCCAAAGCTCTAATGCCTTTCCTTGAAAATAGTCTTTCCACACTCGCTATTTCAGAAACGACCTAATTAAGTCGAAGAGGTGATAAGTCACAATGAAGGTATTACTCGCTTCAATCCATCAAACATTCAACCAGCCAAATGAAACGAAATCCTAACCTTCAAAGCTATTTGCCACACTTGGTGCTCTTCATGTGAGGTGACAAGTGAATCAATTTGTATTTTTATGGTTTCAGCTGTTCTGTTGTCACATTCCCTTCATTTTCTTTCTCTATGGTTGGTGGCTTTTAGTGAATGATATGTCGTCTATCAAAGGTTTTCTGTGGCCAACTCTGGTGTTCGTCCAGATAAATAGCCTTAGTGATAGCTCGTCTGGTATTAGATAAAGAAGTAGGGAATAAAATGAAAATTAAAACTGGTCTCTTGTCTGCGCT
Coding sequences:
- a CDS encoding mobile mystery protein B, whose amino-acid sequence is MIIDEPDGATPLDPDDMEGLKHAHVTTRDQLNELEQANILAGQMWASYRTDLTLDSIFSTDFVLDLHQNLFGDVWMWAGNIRTRELSIGCDPLQVRVNLGNFLEDAKLWIEYEHYSNLELCARIQHRLVWIHPFPNGNGRHSRIFTDVVRIFLLDRVTSNMGQRRSC